In Amycolatopsis jiangsuensis, the following proteins share a genomic window:
- a CDS encoding DUF397 domain-containing protein yields MMPDADLSRAHWRKSSFSGGGNDCVEVAFVDGGAAVRDSKNPAGGALRLPAAGWRGLLAAVRAGGPESA; encoded by the coding sequence ATGATGCCGGACGCGGACCTTTCCCGGGCGCACTGGCGCAAGAGCAGCTTCAGCGGCGGCGGCAACGACTGCGTCGAGGTCGCCTTCGTCGACGGTGGCGCCGCGGTGCGCGACTCCAAGAATCCCGCAGGGGGTGCGTTGCGCCTGCCTGCCGCGGGCTGGCGAGGGCTGCTGGCCGCGGTGCGTGCCGGCGGCCCGGAATCCGCCTGA
- a CDS encoding helix-turn-helix domain-containing protein: protein MARGQGPTVRRRRLASELRRLREAADLTIDEVGEKLECSASKVSRIETGHVGVTPRDARDMLALYGITGDEQEALVQLAREARKRGWWHAYNEVFTGTFVGLEADASSLRAFQALLVPGLLQTERYAHAVIRALRPDAEDAEIRRRVAARTARQELLNETPPPEYWAVVDEAVLHRVVDGPEVMAEQLHRMTVVAEKPNVTIQVVPFGAGAHPGMEGPFLIMGFPEQADPDVVYVDDSTSSGLYLEQPEDVRRYALMFDHLRAAALKPDDSVDLITEAAGRFAEKAAGTGSVHKLEPRTQ from the coding sequence GTGGCGAGAGGCCAGGGACCCACCGTTCGGCGCCGGAGGCTCGCCAGCGAGCTGAGAAGGCTGCGCGAAGCCGCCGATCTCACCATCGACGAGGTCGGCGAGAAGCTCGAGTGCTCCGCCTCGAAGGTGAGCCGCATCGAGACCGGGCACGTCGGCGTGACCCCGCGCGACGCCAGGGACATGCTCGCGCTGTACGGGATCACCGGCGACGAGCAGGAAGCGCTCGTGCAGCTGGCCCGCGAGGCACGCAAGCGCGGCTGGTGGCATGCCTACAACGAGGTCTTCACCGGCACCTTCGTGGGCCTGGAGGCGGATGCCAGCTCGCTGCGCGCGTTCCAGGCGCTGCTGGTGCCCGGGCTGCTGCAGACCGAGCGCTACGCGCACGCGGTGATCCGCGCCCTGCGGCCGGACGCCGAGGACGCCGAGATCCGGCGCCGCGTGGCCGCGCGCACGGCCCGCCAGGAGCTGCTGAACGAGACCCCGCCTCCGGAGTACTGGGCGGTCGTCGACGAGGCGGTGCTGCACCGCGTCGTCGACGGCCCGGAGGTGATGGCCGAGCAGCTGCACCGGATGACAGTGGTCGCCGAGAAGCCGAACGTGACCATCCAGGTGGTGCCCTTCGGGGCCGGGGCGCACCCCGGGATGGAAGGACCGTTCCTCATCATGGGCTTCCCCGAGCAGGCCGATCCCGACGTCGTCTACGTGGACGACAGCACCTCCAGCGGGCTGTACCTGGAGCAGCCCGAAGACGTCCGGCGCTACGCGCTGATGTTCGACCACCTGCGCGCAGCCGCACTGAAACCGGACGACTCGGTCGATCTGATCACCGAGGCGGCCGGCCGGTTCGCCGAGAAGGCCGCCGGCACGGGCTCAGTGCACAAACTGGAACCGAGGACACAGTGA
- a CDS encoding acyl-CoA thioesterase, producing MTEMARQAATGLDTGPGGGGQPVLDKLVALLDLEQIEENFFRGVSPAHSPVRVFGGQVAGQALVAAGRTVPESRRVHSLHAYFIRGGDPSVPIVYEVDRIRDGRSFTTRRVVAIQHGKAIFSLSASFQVDEPGIDHAETMPDVPDPESLPTFAERIEGFPLRFTDRPRPIDVRYVGDPPWITRTSGQRPRHNRVWMRADGALPDRQLLHVCVLTYASDMTLLDSALARHGVYWDVDRVLGASLDHALWFHRPFRADEWFLYDSTSPSASGARGLATGRFFSRDGTHVATVVQEGLLRVL from the coding sequence ATGACCGAAATGGCCAGGCAGGCCGCCACCGGGCTGGACACCGGTCCCGGTGGCGGCGGGCAGCCGGTGCTCGACAAGCTCGTCGCCCTGCTCGACCTCGAGCAGATCGAGGAGAACTTCTTCCGCGGGGTCTCGCCCGCGCACTCACCGGTCCGGGTGTTCGGCGGGCAGGTCGCCGGGCAGGCGCTCGTCGCGGCCGGCCGTACCGTGCCGGAGTCGCGCAGGGTGCATTCGCTGCACGCCTACTTCATCCGCGGCGGCGACCCGAGCGTGCCGATCGTGTACGAGGTGGACCGCATCCGCGACGGCCGCTCGTTCACCACCCGGCGGGTCGTCGCGATCCAGCACGGCAAGGCGATCTTCTCGCTGTCCGCCTCGTTCCAGGTCGACGAGCCGGGAATCGACCACGCCGAGACCATGCCGGACGTACCGGATCCGGAGAGCCTGCCGACGTTCGCCGAGCGCATCGAGGGTTTTCCGCTGCGCTTCACCGACCGGCCGCGCCCGATCGACGTCCGCTACGTCGGCGATCCGCCGTGGATCACCCGGACGAGCGGACAGCGGCCGCGGCACAACCGGGTGTGGATGCGGGCCGACGGGGCCCTGCCGGACCGGCAGCTGCTGCACGTCTGCGTGCTCACCTACGCCTCGGACATGACGCTGCTCGACTCCGCGCTCGCGCGCCACGGCGTGTACTGGGACGTGGACCGGGTGCTCGGCGCCAGCCTCGACCACGCGCTCTGGTTCCATCGGCCGTTCCGCGCGGACGAGTGGTTCCTCTACGACAGCACCTCGCCCAGCGCCTCGGGCGCTCGCGGGCTGGCCACCGGACGGTTCTTCAGCCGCGACGGCACGCACGTCGCCACGGTCGTGCAGGAAGGCCTGCTGCGGGTGCTCTGA